A window of Candidatus Omnitrophota bacterium contains these coding sequences:
- a CDS encoding radical SAM protein, with protein MVFKKADILLVVAPPFLVRMPHIGIAYLARYLRAQGFDPAVYDLSIELHNNAAPDLRRFWRADSLNTYFCTEIADMIYRSFRREINKFVDDFLASDIRAIGFTVNIINIFLINRIAKMIKDRDPSRFVILGGPATFFHHPRDLIAPCHADLCVIGEGETVLTNILRSLSAGKKIKRAAGILLGRDVGRRQPEPAPVIADLDTIPFPDYAEFDLSKYNLDTMYQPIPILMSRGCVRRCAYCIDHLMWPKYRFRSPGHIMEEIVYQIKNNKAQAFEMVDLCCNGNLKQLEELSDMIIGSGLEFPWVSYAIIRDGMTAGLLAKIKKSGCSTLIYGVENGSDRVLRLMGKNYTAAKASEVIRMTCEAGIRVNINLILGFPGETEDDFNRTLEFVSSNKDYIQEVTNVSACTLFPEADLGRNKWKYGVCFRKGTDPMLFTDANGVDRIERHARVTRMVEQISDLGLSKVLVNKAALNPQVKIILENEKNK; from the coding sequence GTGGTATTTAAGAAGGCCGATATATTATTGGTGGTGGCGCCGCCGTTCTTGGTGCGCATGCCGCATATTGGGATAGCCTATCTGGCCAGGTATCTGAGGGCCCAGGGGTTTGATCCCGCTGTCTACGACCTGAGCATTGAACTGCACAATAACGCGGCGCCGGATTTGCGGCGTTTCTGGCGGGCGGATTCCTTGAACACTTATTTTTGCACCGAGATAGCGGATATGATCTACCGGAGCTTCCGCCGGGAGATAAATAAATTCGTGGATGATTTTCTGGCCAGTGACATAAGGGCTATCGGATTCACGGTGAATATAATAAATATTTTTCTGATCAACCGCATAGCCAAGATGATCAAGGACAGGGACCCTTCCAGGTTCGTGATCCTGGGCGGGCCGGCGACATTCTTCCACCATCCCCGCGACTTGATCGCGCCTTGTCACGCGGACCTTTGCGTCATCGGCGAAGGGGAGACGGTCCTTACCAATATCCTGCGTTCTTTGTCCGCCGGCAAAAAGATCAAGCGCGCTGCGGGCATACTCCTGGGCCGGGACGTGGGCAGGCGCCAGCCCGAGCCCGCGCCGGTGATCGCCGATCTTGACACAATACCATTCCCGGATTACGCCGAATTTGATCTGAGCAAGTATAACCTGGATACAATGTACCAGCCGATACCCATATTGATGAGCCGCGGCTGCGTCAGGAGATGCGCGTATTGTATCGATCATCTGATGTGGCCCAAGTACCGGTTTCGTTCGCCCGGCCATATAATGGAGGAGATTGTTTACCAGATCAAGAATAACAAGGCTCAGGCCTTTGAGATGGTCGATCTGTGCTGCAACGGGAACTTGAAGCAGTTGGAAGAGTTAAGCGATATGATCATTGGGTCAGGGTTGGAGTTTCCCTGGGTCAGTTACGCGATAATCCGGGACGGGATGACCGCCGGACTTCTGGCGAAGATCAAGAAATCCGGATGCAGCACTTTGATCTACGGGGTGGAGAACGGTTCGGACAGGGTGTTGCGCTTGATGGGAAAGAATTACACCGCGGCAAAGGCCTCGGAGGTGATCCGGATGACCTGCGAGGCGGGGATAAGGGTGAATATCAATTTGATCCTGGGTTTCCCCGGAGAAACCGAGGATGATTTCAATAGAACGCTGGAGTTCGTCAGCTCGAACAAGGATTATATCCAAGAGGTTACCAATGTCTCCGCGTGCACGTTATTCCCAGAGGCGGATCTGGGCAGGAACAAATGGAAATACGGGGTATGTTTCAGGAAGGGGACTGATCCGATGCTTTTTACCGACGCCAATGGCGTGGACCGCATAGAACGGCATGCCCGGGTTACGCGCATGGTTGAGCAGATCAGTGACCTGGGTCTTTCCAAAGTTTTGGTGAACAAGGCCGCCCTTAATCCCCAGGTAAAGATAATTCTGGAAAATGAAAAGAATAAATAA